A single genomic interval of Peribacillus sp. FSL H8-0477 harbors:
- a CDS encoding dUTP diphosphatase gives MNVEKLFKMQDALDRHIEEKHGLENTNLIEKKILALLVELGELANETRCFKFWSLKGPAAKESILAEYVDGVHFILSLGIACAFKDTVTEMTDVVDKGQDPTSMFITLYRDIVLFDQDRTESRYRQVFQDYLALGNLLGFSSEDIERAYVDKNQINYDRQKQGY, from the coding sequence ATGAATGTAGAAAAACTATTTAAGATGCAGGATGCCCTGGATCGTCATATTGAGGAAAAGCATGGGCTGGAAAACACGAATTTAATCGAAAAGAAAATTCTGGCTTTGCTGGTGGAGTTAGGCGAATTAGCAAATGAAACGAGATGCTTCAAGTTTTGGAGCTTAAAAGGACCAGCAGCAAAAGAAAGTATTCTAGCTGAATATGTTGATGGTGTTCACTTTATTTTGTCGCTTGGTATCGCCTGTGCGTTCAAAGATACAGTTACAGAGATGACTGACGTTGTAGATAAGGGACAAGATCCTACATCTATGTTTATCACATTGTATAGAGATATTGTATTGTTTGATCAAGACCGAACGGAGTCCAGGTATCGACAAGTATTTCAGGATTATCTGGCGCTAGGGAACCTGCTAGGTTTTTCAAGTGAAGACATAGAGCGTGCTTATGTGGATAAAAACCAAATTAATTATGATCGGCAGAAACAAGGGTATTGA
- a CDS encoding sigma-w pathway protein ysdB has translation MILLFRLLIFAFILFLVYTAIKYILSPKRKLELAHEHKKYFFLDDHQDIRKNFLLTYKGALFEGEKYLGTTDEAFEVVSIFIWPKSTAALQGLERKDFLYIQSEITRNYPNAVIDWKSPVKEFLKE, from the coding sequence GTGATTCTATTATTCCGGTTACTTATATTCGCTTTCATCCTTTTCCTAGTATATACAGCTATAAAATATATACTAAGCCCGAAAAGGAAGCTAGAACTTGCTCATGAGCACAAAAAGTACTTTTTTCTAGATGATCATCAGGATATTCGCAAAAATTTTTTATTAACCTATAAGGGAGCATTATTCGAAGGAGAAAAATACCTCGGTACGACTGATGAAGCCTTTGAAGTGGTTTCCATTTTCATCTGGCCAAAAAGTACTGCGGCCCTGCAAGGCTTAGAGCGAAAGGACTTTCTATACATTCAATCCGAGATTACACGTAATTATCCGAATGCTGTGATCGACTGGAAAAGTCCTGTTAAAGAATTCTTAAAAGAATAA
- a CDS encoding TVP38/TMEM64 family protein, translating to MEQKLTLIMSFFQTGSIMAPIFFILFHVLRQFLFIPVVVVCISGGILFGAFAGTLYSVIGLTLSCIAFYGAVHQFPRFVARIMQMKNKCFGNRQLNSQQITVLRLIPFIHYHLLSLCLMETKKGLKDYSYASFLTNVPLAFIYTIFGNYIRAFSPILIILLLLSLSLLFYLVREKQTVIPWKEFFSQKSAG from the coding sequence TTGGAACAAAAACTCACCCTTATTATGAGTTTCTTCCAGACAGGGTCCATTATGGCGCCTATTTTCTTTATTCTATTTCATGTTTTAAGACAGTTTTTATTTATACCTGTGGTAGTAGTCTGTATTTCAGGCGGGATTTTATTCGGTGCTTTTGCAGGGACACTTTATTCGGTCATTGGCCTAACATTATCTTGTATTGCCTTCTATGGGGCAGTGCATCAGTTTCCTAGATTTGTGGCTCGCATCATGCAAATGAAGAATAAGTGTTTCGGTAACAGACAGTTAAATAGTCAACAAATTACAGTCTTACGTTTAATCCCCTTCATTCACTATCACTTGCTTTCCTTGTGTTTAATGGAAACGAAGAAAGGTTTAAAGGATTACTCCTATGCCTCGTTTTTAACGAATGTACCACTCGCTTTCATATATACAATTTTCGGAAATTATATTCGGGCATTTAGTCCAATCTTAATCATTTTACTTTTACTATCACTGTCGCTGCTCTTTTATCTGGTAAGGGAAAAACAAACCGTTATTCCGTGGAAAGAATTTTTTTCACAGAAGAGTGCCGGATAA
- a CDS encoding DUF1294 domain-containing protein encodes MITELWIYAVVINVIAYFTMGIDKKRAQKQQYRISERTLWVLAWIGGAAGAFAGMKKFRHKTKHSSFKWGFPALMIIQLVLVGYVILLS; translated from the coding sequence TTGATTACTGAGCTATGGATTTATGCAGTGGTTATTAATGTGATTGCCTATTTCACAATGGGGATCGATAAAAAAAGAGCACAAAAGCAACAGTACCGAATAAGTGAAAGAACTCTTTGGGTGCTCGCCTGGATTGGCGGGGCAGCTGGGGCTTTTGCTGGGATGAAAAAGTTTCGACATAAAACGAAGCATTCTTCCTTTAAATGGGGTTTCCCTGCATTAATGATTATCCAGCTAGTGCTTGTGGGGTATGTCATCCTTTTGTCATAG
- the rplT gene encoding 50S ribosomal protein L20, protein MPRVKGGTVTRKRRKKVIKLAKGYYGAKHILFKVANQQVMKSGNYAFRDRKQKKRDFRKLWITRINAAARINGLSYSRLMFGLKLAGIEMNRKMLADLAISDAQAFAQLATTAKQQLEK, encoded by the coding sequence ATGCCACGTGTAAAAGGCGGTACTGTTACTCGCAAACGTCGTAAAAAGGTTATAAAATTAGCTAAAGGTTACTATGGCGCGAAACATATTCTTTTCAAAGTAGCTAACCAACAAGTAATGAAGTCAGGAAACTATGCTTTCCGTGACCGTAAACAAAAGAAACGTGATTTCCGTAAATTATGGATCACACGTATCAATGCTGCAGCTCGCATCAACGGTCTTTCTTACAGCCGTTTAATGTTTGGCTTAAAGCTTGCTGGTATCGAAATGAACCGCAAAATGCTTGCTGATCTTGCTATCAGTGATGCACAAGCATTCGCACAATTAGCAACTACTGCTAAACAACAATTAGAAAAATAA
- the rpmI gene encoding 50S ribosomal protein L35 → MPKMKTHRGSAKRFKKTGSGKLKRGNAYTSHLFANKSTKQKRNLRKASLVSKGDYKRIRHMLDNIK, encoded by the coding sequence ATGCCAAAGATGAAAACTCACCGCGGTTCTGCTAAACGTTTCAAAAAAACTGGATCCGGTAAATTGAAGCGCGGAAATGCTTATACAAGCCATTTATTTGCTAACAAATCAACTAAGCAAAAACGCAATCTTCGTAAAGCTAGTCTTGTAAGTAAAGGTGACTACAAACGTATTCGTCACATGTTAGACAATATCAAGTAA
- the infC gene encoding translation initiation factor IF-3, with product MVNEGIRAREVRLIDQNGEQLGIKTKFEAMEIAARVNLDLVLVAANAKPPVARIMDYGKHRFEQQKKEKEARKNQKIISLKEVRLSPTIEEHDYNTKLRNGIKFLEKGDKVKASIRFKGRAITHKEIGQRVLVRFAEACKEVATIEQHPKMDGRSMFIILAPKNEK from the coding sequence ATGGTAAACGAGGGCATCCGCGCCCGTGAAGTTCGACTAATCGATCAAAACGGAGAGCAGCTTGGAATTAAAACTAAATTCGAAGCAATGGAAATCGCCGCTCGTGTAAATCTTGATCTAGTTCTAGTTGCTGCGAATGCAAAGCCTCCGGTAGCCCGGATTATGGACTACGGAAAACACCGCTTCGAGCAGCAAAAGAAAGAAAAAGAAGCTCGTAAAAATCAAAAGATCATCAGTTTGAAAGAGGTTCGTTTGAGCCCTACAATTGAGGAACATGATTATAATACGAAACTTCGCAACGGGATTAAATTCCTTGAAAAAGGCGATAAAGTAAAAGCTTCTATCCGCTTTAAGGGACGTGCGATTACACATAAAGAGATTGGTCAACGTGTACTAGTTCGCTTTGCTGAAGCTTGTAAAGAAGTGGCTACTATTGAACAACATCCAAAAATGGATGGTCGCAGTATGTTCATTATATTAGCACCGAAAAACGAAAAGTAA
- a CDS encoding GNAT family N-acetyltransferase, whose product MIRKAVPDDAVRLSQLFKEVDQSNVMLYGPGERQTTPEQIRKRITAVSESDTSEWLVEDIGGVLAGYLLIQGSALKRVKHTIYLVIGISEAFRGQGIGTRLFEEMEKWAVEHAIHRVELTVLAQNESARALYRKMGFEVEGTKRNSVFIDGSYCDEYYLSKLI is encoded by the coding sequence TTGATTCGAAAAGCAGTACCAGATGATGCGGTGCGATTATCGCAGCTGTTTAAAGAAGTGGATCAGTCAAATGTCATGCTATACGGACCAGGGGAACGTCAAACGACGCCTGAGCAGATTCGTAAGAGAATTACTGCTGTGTCTGAATCGGATACTTCTGAGTGGCTGGTGGAGGATATTGGGGGCGTTCTTGCTGGTTATTTATTAATTCAGGGAAGCGCGCTTAAAAGAGTTAAACATACCATTTATCTGGTTATTGGGATTTCTGAGGCATTTCGTGGACAAGGTATTGGCACAAGGCTTTTTGAGGAAATGGAGAAATGGGCGGTCGAACACGCTATTCATCGAGTGGAGTTGACGGTACTTGCTCAAAATGAATCTGCACGCGCACTTTATCGTAAGATGGGATTTGAAGTAGAGGGAACGAAAAGAAACTCTGTCTTTATTGATGGGAGTTATTGTGATGAATACTATTTATCCAAGTTAATTTAA
- the thrS gene encoding threonine--tRNA ligase produces MSELLNITFPDGAVKEYPSGTSIEEIAASISPGLKKKSIAGKVNNEMYDLKRPIEEDAAIEIITQDSEPALEVLRHSTAHLMAQAVKRLYKGAKFGVGPVIEGGFYYDIDLEESLTPEDLPKIEKEMKKIINENIEVVRLEVSRDEAIKRFKGIDDEYKLELIEAIPADEQVTIYEQGDYFDLCRGVHVPSTGKIKEFKLLSIAGAYWRGNSDNKMLQRIYGTAFFKKEDLAEHMRLLEEAKERDHRKIGKELQLFTSSQLVGQGLPLWLPKGATIRRVIERYIVDKEQRLGYDHVYTPIMGSVDLYKTSGHWEHYQEDMFPVMDLDNEQLVLRPMNCPHHMMVYKNSIHSYRELPIRIAELGTQHRYEMSGALSGLQRVRGMTLNDAHIFVRPDQIKDEFKRVVNLILAVYKDFDLNDYSFRLSYRDPADTEKYFDDDAMWEKAQSMLKEAMDDLGLDYFEAEGEAAFYGPKLDVQVRTALGKDETLSTVQLDFLLPERFDLNYVGEDGKQHRPVVIHRGVVSTMERFVAFLIEEYKGAFPTWLAPVQAQIIPVSPEVHLEYAKEIQEKLQAEGLRITMDQRDEKIGYKIREAQMQKIPYMLVVGDNESKEGSVNVRKYGEQKSETMSFDDFLKVIKTEAKL; encoded by the coding sequence ATGTCTGAATTACTAAACATTACATTCCCTGATGGCGCAGTGAAGGAATATCCATCAGGTACTTCGATTGAAGAAATCGCTGCTTCAATCAGCCCAGGGTTAAAGAAAAAATCGATCGCTGGAAAAGTGAATAACGAAATGTATGATCTGAAACGTCCAATCGAAGAAGATGCTGCCATAGAAATCATTACTCAAGATAGTGAACCCGCTCTTGAAGTATTGCGTCACAGTACAGCTCACTTAATGGCACAAGCTGTTAAACGCCTCTATAAAGGTGCAAAATTCGGTGTAGGTCCCGTTATTGAAGGCGGATTCTACTATGATATTGATTTAGAAGAATCACTGACTCCAGAAGACCTTCCGAAGATTGAAAAAGAAATGAAAAAAATTATCAATGAAAATATTGAAGTAGTTCGTCTTGAGGTAAGTCGTGATGAAGCAATTAAACGATTTAAGGGAATTGATGATGAATATAAATTAGAACTAATTGAGGCCATTCCAGCTGATGAGCAAGTAACTATTTATGAACAGGGCGATTATTTCGATCTTTGCCGCGGCGTTCACGTTCCTTCAACTGGCAAGATTAAAGAATTTAAGCTGCTTAGTATTGCCGGAGCTTATTGGAGAGGGAACAGCGATAATAAAATGCTTCAACGTATTTATGGTACTGCCTTCTTCAAAAAAGAAGATCTTGCGGAACATATGCGTTTACTTGAAGAAGCAAAAGAGCGTGACCACCGTAAAATTGGGAAAGAGCTTCAATTGTTTACAAGCTCACAATTAGTAGGTCAAGGCCTTCCATTATGGTTGCCAAAAGGTGCGACTATCCGTCGTGTAATCGAGCGGTATATTGTTGATAAAGAACAGCGTCTTGGCTACGATCATGTGTATACTCCTATAATGGGAAGTGTCGATTTATATAAAACATCCGGCCACTGGGAGCATTACCAAGAGGATATGTTCCCAGTAATGGACCTTGATAATGAGCAGCTGGTTCTTCGTCCGATGAACTGTCCGCATCATATGATGGTCTACAAAAACAGCATTCACAGCTACCGTGAGCTGCCAATTCGTATTGCGGAACTTGGAACACAGCATCGGTATGAAATGTCCGGTGCCTTATCTGGCCTTCAGCGTGTTCGTGGGATGACATTAAACGATGCTCATATCTTTGTACGCCCAGACCAAATTAAAGATGAGTTCAAACGCGTAGTGAACCTAATTCTTGCCGTGTATAAAGATTTTGATCTGAATGACTACTCATTCCGCCTTTCTTATCGCGATCCTGCCGATACTGAAAAGTATTTTGATGATGATGCAATGTGGGAAAAAGCACAAAGCATGCTGAAAGAAGCCATGGATGATCTAGGCTTAGATTACTTCGAAGCTGAAGGAGAAGCTGCTTTCTACGGACCAAAGCTGGATGTTCAAGTACGTACAGCACTTGGCAAGGACGAAACACTTTCAACGGTTCAACTTGATTTCTTACTGCCAGAACGCTTTGATTTAAATTATGTAGGAGAAGATGGCAAGCAGCACCGTCCTGTAGTTATTCACCGCGGGGTTGTATCAACAATGGAACGTTTCGTTGCGTTCTTAATTGAAGAATACAAAGGTGCGTTCCCAACATGGCTTGCGCCTGTACAAGCGCAAATCATTCCGGTTTCGCCTGAAGTCCATCTTGAATACGCAAAAGAAATTCAAGAAAAACTTCAAGCAGAAGGATTACGTATTACAATGGATCAGCGTGATGAAAAAATCGGCTATAAGATCCGCGAAGCACAAATGCAAAAGATTCCTTATATGCTCGTTGTCGGTGACAATGAAAGCAAAGAAGGCAGCGTAAACGTTCGTAAATACGGCGAACAAAAATCCGAAACCATGTCATTTGATGACTTCCTAAAAGTCATTAAAACAGAAGCAAAACTCTAA
- the ytxC gene encoding sporulation protein YtxC has product MHIYFQGNGEAEKLNTIISDHPLWTELHTFFQWLPKNELIVDLDSEYMEKMHMLLSDAFYTFFLTEKIWEWLEQIITLRFYFRERDEIDAILDISAAIIEGERLTGENQPLRKIREMISEGLTAVIFADGQSFSFDSFAMFRLRAIYDILGTYVEHAIDEYKLEQDYQSFLASLRDCLKRQEPKMKVLHLLHQNDFSFYTADFRKVDKKELQMMINRRLFAGNLIYVDSTTLAPLISIAPERVYLYSDHAEDGHVRAIVRLFEERSIIRPITTFFDLQKKAIQPWDDEAIPGL; this is encoded by the coding sequence GTGCATATTTATTTTCAAGGTAATGGAGAGGCAGAGAAGTTGAACACTATCATCTCTGACCACCCGCTGTGGACAGAGCTTCACACATTTTTTCAGTGGCTTCCTAAAAATGAACTAATCGTTGATCTGGATAGCGAGTATATGGAAAAGATGCATATGCTCCTTAGTGATGCGTTCTATACGTTTTTTTTAACAGAGAAAATTTGGGAATGGCTTGAACAAATTATTACACTTCGCTTTTATTTTCGTGAACGTGATGAAATTGATGCAATCTTGGATATTTCAGCGGCGATTATAGAAGGAGAGAGATTGACTGGTGAGAATCAACCGCTGCGGAAAATTAGAGAGATGATCTCGGAAGGACTGACTGCGGTGATTTTTGCAGACGGCCAAAGCTTTTCCTTCGACTCGTTTGCAATGTTTCGACTTAGAGCGATTTACGATATTCTCGGAACCTATGTGGAACATGCCATTGATGAGTATAAGCTTGAACAAGATTATCAAAGCTTTCTTGCGTCATTACGTGATTGCTTAAAACGACAGGAGCCGAAGATGAAAGTCCTGCATTTACTTCATCAAAATGACTTTAGTTTTTATACAGCAGATTTCCGTAAAGTAGATAAGAAGGAACTACAAATGATGATCAACCGGCGGTTATTCGCAGGGAACTTAATTTATGTGGATTCAACTACTCTTGCACCACTTATTTCAATAGCACCAGAACGTGTCTATCTATATAGTGATCATGCAGAGGATGGTCATGTGCGAGCAATCGTCCGATTATTTGAAGAACGCAGTATAATTCGACCCATTACCACTTTCTTTGACTTGCAGAAAAAAGCGATTCAGCCATGGGATGACGAAGCAATACCTGGTTTATAA
- the dnaI gene encoding primosomal protein DnaI, giving the protein MEKINTALNKLANTGQFKKRYDHLKDEVLSDPDIVLFLNENSSTVTNEMVEKSLVKLYEFTTQSKHNCEKCPTLGECNNVLKGYQPRLIIQGNSLDLQYDMCPRKAADDDKKKREKLIQSLYVPRDILSASIRDFYQTDSSAGRMEAAEKATIFATEYEAGKKQKGLYLHGQFGVGKTYLLGAIANELAERKISSMIVYVPDFLRELKGSIGDNTLNSKIEMVKKASVLMLDDLGAESMTSWGRDEVIGPILQFRMLENLPTFFTSNFNFAELKNHLTFSQRGEKEEVKAARVMERIMYLADPIHLDGKNRRH; this is encoded by the coding sequence ATGGAAAAAATAAATACGGCGCTTAATAAACTAGCGAATACTGGTCAATTTAAAAAACGGTATGATCATTTAAAAGATGAAGTGTTAAGTGACCCGGATATCGTACTGTTTTTGAATGAAAATAGTTCGACGGTAACGAATGAAATGGTTGAAAAAAGTTTGGTCAAGCTCTATGAATTTACCACACAAAGTAAGCATAATTGTGAAAAGTGCCCGACTCTTGGAGAGTGTAACAATGTCTTGAAGGGCTATCAGCCTCGATTGATTATTCAAGGCAATTCACTAGATTTACAATATGATATGTGTCCGCGTAAAGCGGCTGATGATGATAAAAAGAAACGCGAAAAGCTGATTCAAAGTCTTTATGTCCCTCGTGACATCTTATCGGCATCAATCCGTGACTTTTATCAAACGGATTCTTCAGCAGGACGAATGGAAGCAGCTGAAAAGGCCACGATTTTTGCTACAGAATATGAAGCAGGTAAGAAACAAAAAGGGTTATATCTTCATGGTCAATTTGGCGTTGGAAAAACCTATTTACTCGGTGCAATCGCTAATGAGCTGGCTGAACGGAAGATTTCTTCTATGATTGTTTATGTGCCTGATTTCCTTAGAGAATTGAAGGGATCAATTGGTGATAACACCTTAAACAGCAAAATTGAAATGGTGAAGAAGGCCTCAGTATTGATGTTGGATGACCTTGGTGCTGAATCCATGACAAGCTGGGGAAGAGACGAAGTCATCGGTCCCATTTTGCAATTCAGAATGCTCGAGAATTTACCGACCTTCTTTACTTCAAACTTTAATTTTGCAGAGCTTAAGAATCATCTTACCTTCTCGCAGCGTGGCGAAAAGGAAGAAGTCAAAGCAGCTCGAGTGATGGAACGGATCATGTATCTTGCAGATCCTATTCATCTTGATGGGAAAAATCGCCGGCATTAA
- a CDS encoding replication initiation and membrane attachment family protein, with translation MTKHWQELLPVDRYMVSSAGLLHDYDRKVLTLLYQPLIGPVCVSLYMTLWSEIEANRLWSHSSTHYSLMNTIGLNLNEIFEARTKLEGIGLVKVFRKKMVDEKQFIYELRPPLTPEQFFTDGMLNIYLYKKIGKAHFNRLKKFFCDDHIQVDEFEEVTKSFSAIFTSDHMDSLYMSDEAADTLEPESTQKFIGRPDGEEPEGFESTFDFTLFFSGLKSSLAPKKAFTSKVTETISKLAFLYGINPLQMQGLVIGSVNMDNEIDLKELRKSAQNWYQIEYNKDMPSLTERVQPVKHRTQHEEPKTQEQEYIRHLETTSPRDRLMQLSGGAEPSANDMKIIEGVMLNQNLRPGVINVLIEYVMLKTDMKLTKAYVEKIASHWTRKNVSTVTEAMELAKSEHRQYQEWAKAKKEGRNPNKKATRTEPVPEWLNKEEPETAAVVDDSALIERKRQLEEKMKNLKNRG, from the coding sequence ATGACCAAACATTGGCAGGAACTACTACCAGTGGACCGGTATATGGTTTCTTCAGCAGGACTGCTGCATGATTATGACAGAAAGGTTTTGACGCTTCTTTACCAGCCGTTAATTGGACCTGTCTGCGTTAGTCTTTATATGACCCTGTGGAGTGAAATAGAAGCTAATCGGCTTTGGTCACACTCATCAACTCATTACAGCCTGATGAATACAATCGGTCTAAATTTGAATGAAATCTTTGAAGCGAGGACGAAGCTGGAAGGAATCGGACTAGTAAAGGTCTTCCGGAAGAAAATGGTTGATGAGAAGCAGTTTATTTATGAATTGAGGCCTCCATTAACGCCTGAGCAATTTTTTACAGATGGAATGCTGAATATCTATTTGTACAAGAAAATCGGCAAAGCCCATTTTAACCGCCTGAAAAAATTCTTCTGTGATGACCATATTCAAGTGGATGAGTTTGAAGAGGTAACTAAATCATTTTCTGCTATTTTTACTTCCGACCATATGGATTCATTATACATGTCAGATGAGGCGGCTGATACACTAGAGCCTGAAAGTACACAGAAATTTATCGGCCGTCCTGACGGCGAGGAACCTGAAGGCTTTGAGAGCACATTTGACTTTACGCTCTTTTTCTCAGGATTAAAAAGCTCGCTGGCACCTAAAAAGGCATTTACATCAAAAGTGACAGAGACAATCAGCAAGCTTGCATTTTTATATGGAATCAATCCGCTGCAAATGCAAGGACTTGTAATTGGTTCAGTGAATATGGATAATGAAATCGATTTGAAAGAGCTGAGAAAGTCGGCGCAAAATTGGTATCAAATCGAGTATAATAAGGACATGCCATCGCTGACAGAAAGAGTACAGCCTGTCAAACACAGAACGCAGCATGAAGAGCCGAAAACCCAAGAACAAGAGTATATCCGACACTTGGAAACGACCTCTCCAAGGGATCGTCTTATGCAGCTTTCAGGCGGGGCGGAGCCCTCTGCAAATGATATGAAGATTATTGAAGGGGTTATGCTGAATCAGAATTTACGGCCTGGGGTTATAAATGTCTTAATTGAGTATGTTATGCTGAAAACAGATATGAAGCTTACCAAAGCTTATGTGGAGAAAATCGCTAGTCATTGGACACGAAAAAATGTCTCGACAGTTACTGAAGCGATGGAACTCGCTAAGAGTGAGCATCGCCAATATCAGGAATGGGCAAAAGCGAAAAAAGAAGGCAGAAACCCAAATAAAAAAGCAACCCGGACAGAACCAGTTCCGGAATGGCTCAATAAAGAAGAACCAGAGACAGCGGCAGTTGTTGACGATTCAGCCTTAATAGAAAGAAAACGACAGCTTGAGGAAAAAATGAAAAATCTTAAAAACAGGGGGTGA
- the nrdR gene encoding transcriptional regulator NrdR — translation MKCPSCQYNGTRVLDSRPVDESKSIRRRRECEACAYRFTTFEKVEEIPLIVVKKEGTREEFSRDKILRGLIRACEKRPVPLKELEDITNYVEKELRNQGISEVKSDLIGEMVMDRLAEVDEVAYVRFASVYRQFKDINVFIDELKELLNREGKQS, via the coding sequence ATGAAGTGCCCGTCTTGTCAATATAATGGAACCCGTGTCCTTGATTCTCGTCCCGTGGATGAAAGCAAATCAATTCGCCGCCGACGTGAATGTGAAGCGTGCGCTTATCGGTTTACAACATTTGAAAAGGTTGAGGAAATTCCTTTGATTGTTGTCAAAAAGGAAGGTACACGTGAGGAGTTCAGCCGCGACAAAATTCTACGCGGTTTAATCAGGGCTTGCGAAAAACGTCCAGTACCATTGAAAGAATTGGAAGATATAACGAACTATGTTGAAAAAGAATTACGGAACCAAGGTATTTCAGAAGTGAAAAGCGACCTGATTGGGGAAATGGTTATGGATCGGCTTGCTGAAGTTGATGAAGTAGCCTATGTAAGGTTTGCCTCGGTTTATCGTCAATTTAAAGATATTAATGTTTTTATTGATGAATTAAAGGAACTACTAAATAGAGAAGGTAAACAGAGCTAA
- the speD gene encoding adenosylmethionine decarboxylase: protein METMGRHVISELWGCDFDKLNDMDFIEKTFVNAALKSGAEVREVAFHKFAPQGVSGVVIISESHLTIHSFPEHGYASIDVYTCGELNPNVAAEYIAEALNAQTRENIELPRGMGPVKVNQSKVTAQ, encoded by the coding sequence ATGGAAACAATGGGTAGACATGTAATCTCTGAACTTTGGGGATGTGACTTTGATAAACTGAATGACATGGATTTTATTGAGAAGACATTTGTTAATGCTGCGTTAAAATCAGGTGCAGAGGTACGTGAAGTAGCTTTTCATAAGTTTGCTCCGCAAGGTGTCAGCGGTGTTGTAATTATTTCAGAGTCGCATTTGACCATACACAGCTTTCCGGAACATGGTTATGCCAGCATTGACGTTTATACGTGCGGCGAACTTAATCCAAACGTAGCTGCAGAGTACATTGCCGAAGCATTGAATGCTCAAACACGCGAAAACATTGAGCTTCCGCGCGGCATGGGTCCGGTTAAAGTAAATCAGAGTAAAGTCACGGCGCAATAA
- a CDS encoding glyceraldehyde-3-phosphate dehydrogenase: MNARAAINGFGRIGRMVFRQAIVDNKVDIIAINASYPAATLAHLIKYDTTHGKFEGEVIVEDHALIINGRRVLLLNNRDPKQLPWKELNIDIVIEATGKFNHRDKASLHLEAGAKKVIITAPGTNEDITIVMGVNEEQLDVDKHFVISNASCTTNCLGPIAKVLDQQFGIENGMMTTVHAYTNDQNNIDNPHKDLRRARGCAQSIIPTSTGAAKALALVLPQLKGKISGMSLRVPTPDVSLVDLVVDLKCPVTVNQINTAFHEAATGSLKGILGITDEPLVSVDFTSDPHSGVIDGLSTMVIGENKVKILAWYDNEWGYSSRVLDLVKYVAQEMKNVSEVKAG; this comes from the coding sequence ATGAATGCAAGAGCAGCTATTAATGGATTTGGTAGAATCGGAAGAATGGTATTTCGTCAAGCAATCGTAGATAACAAGGTTGACATAATTGCTATTAATGCAAGTTATCCTGCTGCAACATTAGCTCATTTAATTAAATATGATACAACTCATGGGAAGTTTGAAGGCGAAGTCATTGTTGAAGATCATGCATTGATTATCAATGGCCGCCGAGTTCTATTATTAAATAACCGTGATCCTAAACAGTTGCCATGGAAGGAATTAAACATAGATATCGTGATTGAAGCCACCGGCAAATTTAATCACAGAGATAAAGCGAGCTTGCATCTTGAAGCTGGTGCGAAAAAAGTTATAATTACGGCACCTGGAACAAATGAAGATATCACAATTGTTATGGGTGTGAACGAAGAACAGCTTGATGTAGATAAGCATTTTGTGATTTCAAATGCATCATGTACGACGAATTGTCTGGGTCCAATTGCTAAGGTACTCGACCAACAGTTCGGGATTGAAAATGGCATGATGACAACTGTACACGCTTACACAAATGATCAAAATAATATAGACAATCCACATAAAGATTTAAGAAGAGCAAGAGGATGTGCTCAGAGTATTATTCCTACAAGTACGGGTGCTGCCAAAGCATTGGCATTGGTACTCCCTCAACTTAAGGGGAAGATTTCCGGCATGTCTTTGCGTGTGCCGACTCCAGACGTTTCATTGGTCGACCTTGTCGTTGATTTGAAATGTCCTGTAACGGTAAATCAGATAAATACAGCTTTTCATGAAGCTGCTACCGGCTCATTAAAGGGGATTCTTGGCATTACGGATGAGCCGCTGGTTTCTGTCGATTTTACGAGTGACCCGCACTCAGGTGTTATCGATGGATTATCGACTATGGTAATCGGTGAAAACAAAGTCAAAATTCTTGCTTGGTATGATAATGAATGGGGTTATTCCAGCCGAGTTCTTGATTTAGTGAAGTATGTGGCACAGGAAATGAAAAATGTTTCCGAAGTAAAAGCAGGATAA